A DNA window from Buttiauxella agrestis contains the following coding sequences:
- the csgF gene encoding curli production assembly/transport protein CsgF: MRITHAVLSLLLISPLSWAGSMTFQFTNPNFGGNPNNGSFLLNSAQAQNSYKDPSFDDNFGIETPSALDNFTQAIQSQLLGGLLSNINTGKPGRMVTNDFIVDIANSDGQLQLNVTDRKTGKTSTIQVAGLQNSSTDF, translated from the coding sequence ATGCGTATCACTCATGCAGTTTTGTCTTTACTGCTAATATCGCCCCTTTCGTGGGCGGGAAGTATGACGTTCCAATTTACGAACCCAAATTTTGGCGGGAACCCTAATAACGGGTCTTTTTTACTTAATTCTGCACAAGCACAAAACTCATACAAAGACCCCAGTTTCGATGACAACTTTGGTATTGAAACTCCGTCTGCACTGGATAACTTTACTCAGGCCATTCAGTCACAGTTATTGGGCGGTTTGCTCAGCAATATTAATACAGGCAAACCAGGGCGCATGGTAACCAATGATTTTATCGTTGATATCGCCAACTCTGATGGGCAGCTGCAATTAAATGTGACTGACCGTAAAACAGGGAAGACATCAACTATTCAGGTTGCTGGCTTACAGAACTCATCTACTGATTTCTAG
- the csgE gene encoding curli production assembly/transport protein CsgE yields the protein MKLSAALLLASALLCASGGVRAVEVEIPGLLTDHTVSSVGHDFYRAFSDRWESSFTGNLTINERPSARWGSWITITVDQDVIFQSFLFPSKRDFDRNVTIALVQTEEAINRRQIDKTLLSTGDLTTDEF from the coding sequence ATGAAATTATCTGCTGCTTTACTGCTGGCGTCAGCTTTACTCTGCGCCTCCGGGGGCGTTCGCGCCGTGGAAGTTGAAATCCCCGGATTATTAACGGATCACACCGTTTCTTCCGTGGGCCATGACTTTTATCGAGCCTTCAGTGACAGGTGGGAAAGCAGTTTTACCGGGAATTTAACTATAAATGAGCGACCCAGTGCCCGTTGGGGAAGCTGGATTACCATTACAGTCGATCAGGACGTTATTTTTCAGTCCTTTTTATTCCCTTCAAAACGTGATTTTGACCGCAACGTCACTATCGCACTGGTTCAAACCGAAGAAGCGATTAATCGCCGGCAAATTGACAAGACATTGTTGAGCACCGGCGATTTAACCACCGACGAATTTTAG
- the csgD gene encoding biofilm master transcriptional regulator CsgD, producing the protein MFNEVHIMNSQALNAQTLLLITKPSLQATALLQHLKSSLSINGKLHNIQRSLEDVVGNVVVLFDMVEADKKLINYWQDNLGRKHNSIKLLLLNTPEEYQFRDIENWPHINGVFYMSEEEPRVVEGIRGVMAGECYFSQKLASYLINHSGNYRFNNVESSLLTHREKEILNKLRIGASNIEIAQSLFISENTVKTHLYNLFKKISVKNRTQAVSWANDNLRR; encoded by the coding sequence ATGTTTAATGAAGTCCATATAATGAATAGTCAGGCGTTAAATGCTCAAACTTTATTGTTGATCACGAAACCCTCGCTACAAGCGACTGCGTTATTACAGCATCTAAAGTCTTCACTCTCTATTAATGGGAAACTTCATAACATTCAACGCTCTCTTGAAGATGTCGTCGGTAATGTTGTGGTGCTTTTCGATATGGTTGAAGCCGATAAAAAGCTGATTAACTATTGGCAGGATAACTTAGGTCGCAAACATAACAGCATTAAGTTGTTGTTATTAAACACCCCTGAAGAGTATCAATTCCGTGACATAGAAAACTGGCCGCATATTAATGGTGTGTTTTATATGTCTGAGGAAGAACCGCGTGTGGTAGAAGGAATTCGTGGTGTGATGGCCGGAGAGTGCTACTTCTCGCAAAAGTTAGCAAGCTACCTTATTAATCACTCAGGGAATTATCGTTTCAATAATGTCGAGTCATCTCTATTGACTCACCGTGAAAAGGAAATACTTAATAAATTGCGTATTGGCGCTTCGAATATTGAAATCGCTCAGTCGTTATTTATAAGTGAAAACACGGTAAAAACTCATCTCTATAATCTTTTCAAGAAAATATCTGTAAAAAACCGCACTCAGGCGGTTTCCTGGGCAAACGACAACCTCAGGCGATAA